One genomic region from Mangifera indica cultivar Alphonso chromosome 17, CATAS_Mindica_2.1, whole genome shotgun sequence encodes:
- the LOC123200910 gene encoding uncharacterized protein LOC123200910 encodes MVELQPYCSFEDVCKLAIKVEKQKKVMKHTISKTTFHKESLSYKSLTLREIQAIEDSFQEEEEENKAPSPELTESNDEEKEVIQGANEGEMMVIRRNWHVKNLPHEEQRFNIFQSRYTINGKEENEPSPLVQPVLTIFEYISPNELPPSLSPPRCIKHQIDLILTAPLPNKPAYRCNLKKTKELQRQVNEFIEKGYMRPSMNPCLKLALLVPRKDGTYKMCVDSK; translated from the exons atGGTGGAGCTTCAACCTTATTGTTCATTTGAAGATGTGTGCAAGTTAGCCATCAAGGttgagaagcaaaagaaagtcATGAAGCACACGATCTCCAAGACTACATTCCACAAGGAGTCTCTATCCTAT AAGAGTCTAACTTTGAGGGAGATACAAGCTATTGAAGACTCatttcaagaagaagaagaagaaaataaagccCCTAGCCCTGAGTTGACCGAATCcaatgatgaagaaaaagaagttaTTCAAGGGGCTAATGAAGGAGAAATGATGGTGATTAGAAGAAATTGGCATGTCAAGAACCTTCCTCATGAAGAACAAAGGTtcaacatttttcaatcaaggtacACAATCAATGGAAAG GAGGAGAATGAACCAAGCCCATTGGTGCAACCTGTACTTACTATATTCGAGTACATATCTCCCAATGAGCTTCCACCTAGTCTTTCTCCACCAAGGTGTATTAAGCACCAGATTGATTTGATTCTAACAGCACCACTTCCAAACAAGCCTGCCTATAGATGCAACCTTAAGAAGACTAAAGAGCTACAAAGACAAGTTAATGAATTCATTGAAAAGGGCTATATGAGACCTAGCATGAATCCTTGCTTGAAATTGGCATTACTTGTTCCAAGGAAGGATGGCACTTATAAGATGTGTGTTGATAGTAAGTGA